The genomic interval AGGCGTCAGCACCAACCCTGATCCCCCTCATCTTGTCGTCTTCTTTACTGCGAGATGTTACTATGATTATAGGTGTATCTTTATAACTCTCCTCTGCCCTTAATCTCTCTGTAAGAGAAAAACCATCCATAAGAGGCATCTCCACATCTGTAATCACAGCATCATATTTGAATTTCATTGCCTTATTGAGTCCGTCCATTCCGTCCTCGGCAAGGTCAACTTTATAGCCATATGATTCAAGTATGCTCTTTTCTATTTCACGGGTATTTATAGAGTCATCAACTACTAAGATATTCAGAGCCCTTTCCTGTATCTGTCTTTCTTTAACAACAGAACCTTTCAAATTTTTGATTGCATCTATCACAGCCGAGATATTGAGGACATTGACGACCTTATTTCTACCAGAAATCGTAACACCTACTGACATGCCTGTCTTTTTTATGCACAAAGGAAAAGGCTTTATAACCATATCTTCTTCATCAATAAGCTCGTCAATTATAAGACCTAATTTCTCTGCTACAGCATGGATTATCATAATCAAAGGCTCTCTGATAGTCTTCTTCATTTTTTGTGCTTGCTGTGCTTTATTGTCAGGACATTTCAGAATATCGCTCAGCCTTTCTACAGGGATAAATTCATTTCTTAATCTTATAGCCTTTTTATCTAAGACATCCATAAATTCTGTCTCAGGCACTCTTAATACCTCTTTTACATACTGAGCCGGAATCGCAAATGTAATGCCCGAAGCAGATATTAAAAGTAGGCGCATTATAGCGAGCGTCAAAGGCAGTCTTATATGGAAAGCTGTGCCGCTTCCCAAAGCCGTCTCTATGCTTATGCTCCCTTTTAAATCCTCTACAATGGTCTTTTTCACGACATCCAGCCCCACTCCTCTGCCTGAGACATCGGTTACAATAGCGCTTGTGCTAAAGCCGGGCTGAAATATCAAGTCCATCAAAGCTATATCGGACATGGCTTCTATCTCTTCAGCAGTAAACATTTTTTTGCGCAATGCCTTTTCTTTTATTTTTTCTTTGTCAATTCCCCTTCCGTCGTCTCTTACATCTATAAGCACACTTGCAGCATCATAAGATGCTGAAAGCCTTATAGTGCCTTTTGCCGGTTTGTTAGCATTTTTTCTTTCATCAGCAGGCTCTAATCCATGATCTATTGCATTTCTTATTAAATGCAAGATAGGCTCTGCAAGCCTGTCCACTATCTGCTTGTCAAGTTCAATCTCTGAGCCTTCAATAATTATGTCTATATCTTTACCAAGTGTTCTTGATAAGTCTCGCACCATCCTTGGCATTGAGTCAAAGACCATGGATAAAGGAACCATTCTCAATGTGAGCGCAGTTGAGCGCAGTTCATCAGAAAGCAAGCTGCTTATGGTGCTGTAATCATTAATCATGGAGACTAAATCTTTGATATCAGAAATAAGTGATGTAAATGCAGTTACAATGGTATTACTTTGTGCCTTTTGACTTATAAGTTCAAGCTGTCTTTTAGCAGCACTTTCCAGAGATTTTATATCATGCAGTATAGTTTTTGCCTTACTTTTAGTAGAGACTATCTCTTCCATGAGCTTTATAAGCCTATCGAGCTTATTTGCGCTTATTCTGAGTGTCTCAGAAGTAGCAGGAGGTGTCTTTACAGTGGTTTTTACTTCTACTTTTGGCTCAATGCTGCTTGTAGGCAATGCCTGCGGCACAGCAGGCTCTGTTTTTGGCGATTCTGACTGAGGGGCGGGTTTATCTGCTGTTATATCAGTTTTTGATCCCTTTGCTGCAGCAGCAAGGGCTTCGCATAGTGCAGTGTTGTCATCAGTGATTTCCTGTCCTAAAGCTGTCTTTTCTACCATGTTTGAGATGGCATCAACTGCTGAAAAAATAAGATCAAAAGTTTCTTTAGATAGAGTAATCTTGCTATCTCGCACGGCACCAAGCACATCTTCAAGCTTGTGGGCTGTCTCTGATATTTGCGTAAGCTTCATCATTCTGGATGAGCCCTTGATAGTATGGGCAGAACGAAAAACAGCATTTATGGTCTCTTTGTCATCAGGATTCTTTTCAAGTAAAACAAAGCCATCATTCAATTTATTTATATGTTCCCGCGCCTCTTCAACAAAACGGGCAATGAATTTTTTCATGTCAATAGCCATAATATCACCTTGTTATATTTCAATCATGCAAATTATAAGGCCTTTTTCAGCTTTTGTAGATTATGTCTGCACAAATGCGCAATCTCCTCTGCTGAAAAAGTCAGAGGGAAAAACGTAAGCCCATGTCCATCTACTGCAGTCTTTTTGATTAAGTTCATGGCAATCTCATACTCTTTGCATGATTTATTTAAATCTCCTCTATCCCTGTGTAGTTCGGCAAGATAAAAATGCGCAAGCCAGCATGATGAACTGATATACACTGCCTCCTTAAATCTATTTATTGCAGCATCATAATCTTCTTTTATTTTTGAGATTATTCCAAGCAGCAAGATACTCTCAAGACACCACCTATCTCTCTGGATATTCATCTGACAAATGTGCTCAGCTTCGTCAAACTGACGCCGATTAAGCAAAATGCTTGCTTTTAGAGTGTTTGCCTTTTTCATATAAGGCTCAATATTTAATATCTCATCTATTGCCTTTAGTGCATCATCATATCTTTTATCATTTGCCATTGACAGCGCCTTGTTAAACAATGCATTGCAATCAATTTTTTCTTTACTTTCATGCCGTTGTCTGGATTCGGATTCACATGGAGGCTCAATCTTTATATGTTTTTTAGAAGGCTTTTTTATAGTCTGTGAAATGCGATTAGCAGGACAGGCATTACTTATAAAATCATTACTCCTATCAACATCCATAATATTTGCTTCATACTGCTTAATCTCACTTTTCCTATAAACAAAAACACCATCAATCTCCTCAAGTCTCATTGTGCCTATGTTATGAGCCATTGTTTCAGTAGCACTTACTATGATAAAACCATCTGGATTCAACACCTCTGAAAGTTTTTCAAAGATCATCTTCTGGACATCAGACTCAAAATAAATAGAGACATTGCGGTAAAAAATAACATCCATATTGCAGAGATAAGTAGGGTAAATATTGTTTAAAAGATTAAAGACATAGAAATTGACATTGTTTCTAAGTTCGTCCTTAATCCTATAGCCGCCATTGTTAAGCTTAAAAAAATACTTATCCTTTAGCTCAACAGGAAAAGTCCTGAAAGAAAAATTTGAATAAATTCCTTCTTTAGCCTTATATACTGCATCGCGGTCAATATCTACAGCAGAGATATAAAATTTATTCAATGCAGAGTTGCCAAATTTCTCAAGCACTGCCATCAATATAGAGTATGGCTCCTCACCTGTGGAGCATCCCGCACTCAATATCCTGATCTTTTCACTACTGTTTTTCGTTTGAAGCAACTCAGGAATAAGTCTTTCTACAAAGAGATGAAGATGAAAAGGCTCTCTGTAAAAATAGGTTTCATTTACTGTTATAAAATTAACCAGGCTGTTAAATTCCTCTTTGTCTGAGGTAACAAGGAGATAATAATCTTCATAAGACTTTGAGCCTGTTGACTCCATACGACTGCGTACGCCTTTTTCAAGATTATAATCGCGTATATCGTTAAAGCGGAAGCCGCATTTATCCCTAAAGAGGTTCTTAAACGGAGTTAATCCCATGATTTTGCACCTGTTTTAAAGCCGCTATATCAACTAAATCCCGGCTTATTTTTTCTATCGGAAGTATCCTGTCAATACACCCGCTGTCAATTGCAGCCTTATTCATACCAAAAATAACAGATGTCTTTTCATCCTGTGCTATAGTTACACCACCTGATTTTTTTATCTTTCTCATGCCTTCTACGCCGTCGGTTCCCATGCCGGTAAGGATTATGCCGATACAATTTTTTCCATATACATCAGCAACCGATGAAAGGAGCATATCACACGAAGGATGATATATGTCTTTCTGTTGCCTTTCTATAAATGTTATTGTTTTTGATGGACTTACCTTCATGTGCATTTCAGACGGCGATATATAAACAGTAGCCGGAGTCAAAAGATCTCCATCGGATGCTACTTTCACATTTAATTTAGAAACCTTATTAAGCCATTCAGCCATGCCATGGACAAAACCATCTGAGATGTGCTGGGCTATAACAATTGGAAAAGGGAATTTGCTCGGTAAAGAAGAAAGTATAATTGATAAAGCCTTTGGACCTCCTGTAGAAGAGGCTATAGCAATAATCCCGCCTTCTTTTTCAAAGGAAAAAACAGCCGCCTCCAGTGGCTTAATGCCTGCAGAACGACGCCTCCCTGCAATATGAGTGACTACCTTAACCCCTGAAAGCAGCTTTATTTTGGCGATAAACTCCTTTGCGCCATTTAGATTGACTTCGGGCTTCTGGACAAGGTCAAGAGCACCTCTCGATATCGCATCATATGCTGTCTGGGCATCGTTTTTTGAGGTTACTACAAGTATAGGCACAGCATTCTCTGACATGATATGTTCTATTGCATCAAGTCCGTTCATGACAGGCATTTCAATATCCATTGTTACGATATCTGGTTTTAATTCTTTAACCATTTGCACGGCCTTACTGCCGTTTGAAGCCTCGCCCGCTATTATTATGTCTTTATCAGCAGAAAGCATCTCTATGATGAGCTCTCTTATAAGCCGACTGTCATCAACAATCAATACCCTGATAGGTCTCATTCCGCCTCTACCTTGAAACTATCAATTATCTCTTTCATATCTCTGGACAGCCTTGCAAGGTCCACACATGCCTGACTTATTTGATTTACGGAGCCTGCAGTCTGGCTGGCGCCTGTTGAAATTTCTCTTAATGCTGCCAGCACCTGATCGCTTGCTGTTTTCTGCTGCTGGGTTGAAAGAGATATCTGTTTGGCAGCATTTGTTGTTTCTTGCGCTGCATCAACTATTGCAAACAATGTCTGCGCTGCTTCGCTTGAGTGTTCCATCCCTTCCTGAATGCCTTTTGAGCCCTTTTCAGAAACAATAACAAGGCGGTCAATAGCATCTTGAATTTCATTAATTTTTGCCTCTATCTCTCTTGTTGATTCCATAACGCTGTCGGCAAGCCGTCTGATCTCTACTGCAACAACACCGAATCTCTTGCCCGCCTCTCCAGCGCTTGAAGCCTCAAGGGCAGCGTTAAATGCTATGAGCTTGGTCTGATCTGCTATCTTATTTATCAACTCCATTATCTTGGTTATTTCCTTGGATTTTCGTCCCAGATTAACTATTTCCTCAATACTTTGCTGGTTGTCTGCTTGTATCTCTTGCATCTTCATAATAACAGTCTCTACCGCAGTTGCACCATTTTTGGTGTCTTCCCAAGTTTTTGTCGCTATATCTACGACAGATTTGGAATGCTCTGCTATTTGCGATGAAGACGCAGACAGTTCTTCCATAGTTGATGTAATCTCTGTCACTGCTGCTGATTGCTCTGATGCAACAGCCGCTTGCTGTTCAACAGAAGCTGATATCTCACTTGCATATGAGTTGAGCCTTATTGCAGTATCGGAAATCCTTTTGATAACACTATGCAGATAAGCAATAAAACCATTAAACCATATAGACAGTTTTCCTATTTCATTATGTGTGGTCTCAGGTATCCTTATAGTCAGGTCATTGTCAAAACCTTCTATTGCCGCTGAGATATCTCTTGCAGGTCTGCTAATGAATTTATCCGAATAATGCTTAATGAAAAAAACAGCTATCACCAATATCAGAGTGGAGATGATTAAATGTTTAACAATAAAATGTGAGATTTCTTTTTTTGCCTTTTCTGTCTGAACAAGTGCCTTTGCATTAATATCAACACTGCGGATGTTTTCAGACTGAAACTCCTTAAATGCAGTAACCCACATCTCATTGTTTGTCTTTATTTCCGATATTGTCAAATAAGCATGTACAATAGAAATGACAATAATTGGAACTATTACGAAGAATAAAATCTGCGATTTCAATGACTCCCTTATATCAAACATCTGTCTTAAAAAAGACTGCATACAAACCTCCTGTAAATAGTTTATCTTTAAATCTAAGCTGTTTTTTTAAGCCTATAAAAATCCACCAGCAGTATAATGCCGATGTCTGTCAATACTGCACCCCAAACTGCTCTTGAGCCGAGCATCTTGATTATAAATGGCATCGGCTTGATGTCTGCTATGTTTACATCTAAAATATCTTCGGGGTCCTCTATGATAATCAAAGGCATCTCTGATGCCTTGAGCCTAATGGCTTTAGGACGGATAAAGCTTACAGCCCTTTCGCCAAATGGAATAATCTCATCAAGTTTTTTGATGTTAGCGCTGCTTTCTTGTGCTGTTTGCATATCCAACATCTCAATAATTTGCTCAGTATCAATTCCCATCTTTACTCCTGATACAGTAAAGACAAGTATGCTTAGATACTGAAGTTCGTTATCAAACAAAATGCTCTCCTATCAATCAATTCATTGCATTATCTTTAAAAATATCTTTTCAACATCTAAAATAGTGACGCTTTTATCTCTATATATAATTTCGCCTGCTACATATTCCTTAACTGCATTGTTAAGAGTAGAGAGAGGCTGTTTTGTTGAACTCGTAGGAATATCTAATACATCTTCCACGGCATCAACAAGCACACCAGCGCGTACAGCATTTTTTTGGATAATAGCAATGCGAGAGCTTAAAGAGGTCTCCGAATCAGGTAATCCTAAAAATTTATTTATGCTTAAAACAGCCTCTATGTCGCCCCGTAAATTGATCACACCCATGACAAAATCTGCAGTTGCCGGCACATAACAGATTTCTGGGACATGGAGTATCTCCTTAACATCCTCGCCATAAAATCCATAGTAGCTGTTGTGCAGCAAGAACACAACAATCTTTACTGTGGCCTCGTCCACATCAACAATCTCTCTCTTTGAACTGCGCCTTTTGAGTTCATCAAGGATAATATCGCTTTTATTTCTTAACTCTTCCACTCTACCTCCGATGCCTTTATAACCTTATTGCGGCCGCTGTGCTTGGCTTCGTATAAAGCTTTATCTGCAGCACTGCATATATCAACTGCGTTATCATAAGCTGGATAGCCTGCTATGCCTGCGCTAAATGTGCAATAAAATTCACTGCCGTTAGCTTGATGTTTTATCTTTGAAAAAGCTGTTCTTATTTCGTCAAGTATCCTCATGGCATTGTCAACATCAGTGTCTGAGAAAACAATTGCAAATTCCTCGCCGCCATATCGTCCAACAATGTCTGTTCTTCTCAGTCTGTGCTGTAAAAGCCCTGATAGACTAACTATGACCCTGTCTCCAATAAGGTGTCCATAAGTATCGTTCACAGATTTAAACTTATCAATATCAATCATTGCAAATGCCATCACACCTTTTTGACGCCGCGCCCTATCAATCGCAGCATCAAGCCCTTCTTTTATCATTGTGTGATTAAGCAGCCCCGTAAGACTGTCTTTCCCCATAAAGGACCTGATGATGCGCATCCTGTCCGCGCGTATGCTTACAGAAGATATAAGAATTTCTGGATTTACAGGTTTTGCAAGAAAATCATCGCCTCCCATACGCATAGCATTCATCTGCTTATCTATATCCGTCTCAGTAGATAAGAAAACAATCGGGATGCTGAAATAATCATCCATCTGCCTGATTGCCTTTGCAAGTATATCTCCGTTATATTGAGGCATATATTTATCCATGAGTATCAAGTCCGGGTTAAACTCAGATAAAGCATCAAATGCATTTAATGGATTATTCAGTATCTTTGTATCCATGCCGCCTTCTTCAAGTATTGCTGCATAATACTGGGCAAGCTCTACCTCGTCATCAATTATAAGTATGCGGTATGGTTTTATTTCCTTTCGCGCTATTAAAATATCCAATCTCTCTATAAGTGAATCAATCTTTACCGGCTTTGTAAGATATGCCTCACCACCTGCCTGTACAGCTTCTATACGCGCAAAAATATCACTCCTTGCTGATATAAAAACAACCGGTATTCTTTTTTGAAAATATCTCTGCATCTCTGACACAGCTTCTATTCCAGCGACCTCTCCCTCTTTAAATATAATATCCATAACTATCACATCTGGCGGCTCTTTTAATGCTGCCATTTTAAAGTCATCAATATTGTCAAATGGCATGACTTTATAACCAAAATGACTTATCTGCGACTCAAGTGTCTGAAGGAGATGAGGATCATCTTCTACCAGAAATACCTTTTTTACTGAATTTTCATCAGACGAATGTGCTGACAAAACAGCATGAGACTTAACAGCATCGGCATCCACAATCTTTGTATTGTTTATATGATGTTCAAGCAGCACAATATATTCTCTAATCTCCGCAAGTGCGGTAAAATCAATGGGTTTATTATTTTCAATAATTCCTTTTAACAATTGCTCAAACTGTCTTGCATTATCAGCTATCTCTTTAAAGCCAAATGAAGCGGATGTGCCTGCAATGCTATGGACAAGTCTATGCAGATTTGCCATATCAGCATCGCTGTGGCAAGCATCCTTTATCTTGCTATAAATATTGTTTACATCATTGAGTTTTGCAGGAAGGGTTTTAATATAGCTTTCCCTAAGCGCCTTTAATTTATCCCTTACACTCATAATCTCAGTATCTCCTTCACTTTACAGGCAGCGTAAATATAAAACAGCTGCCCTTTCCAATCTCGCTTTCTGCCCATA from Dissulfurispira thermophila carries:
- a CDS encoding methyl-accepting chemotaxis protein produces the protein MQSFLRQMFDIRESLKSQILFFVIVPIIVISIVHAYLTISEIKTNNEMWVTAFKEFQSENIRSVDINAKALVQTEKAKKEISHFIVKHLIISTLILVIAVFFIKHYSDKFISRPARDISAAIEGFDNDLTIRIPETTHNEIGKLSIWFNGFIAYLHSVIKRISDTAIRLNSYASEISASVEQQAAVASEQSAAVTEITSTMEELSASSSQIAEHSKSVVDIATKTWEDTKNGATAVETVIMKMQEIQADNQQSIEEIVNLGRKSKEITKIMELINKIADQTKLIAFNAALEASSAGEAGKRFGVVAVEIRRLADSVMESTREIEAKINEIQDAIDRLVIVSEKGSKGIQEGMEHSSEAAQTLFAIVDAAQETTNAAKQISLSTQQQKTASDQVLAALREISTGASQTAGSVNQISQACVDLARLSRDMKEIIDSFKVEAE
- a CDS encoding hybrid sensor histidine kinase/response regulator — protein: MAIDMKKFIARFVEEAREHINKLNDGFVLLEKNPDDKETINAVFRSAHTIKGSSRMMKLTQISETAHKLEDVLGAVRDSKITLSKETFDLIFSAVDAISNMVEKTALGQEITDDNTALCEALAAAAKGSKTDITADKPAPQSESPKTEPAVPQALPTSSIEPKVEVKTTVKTPPATSETLRISANKLDRLIKLMEEIVSTKSKAKTILHDIKSLESAAKRQLELISQKAQSNTIVTAFTSLISDIKDLVSMINDYSTISSLLSDELRSTALTLRMVPLSMVFDSMPRMVRDLSRTLGKDIDIIIEGSEIELDKQIVDRLAEPILHLIRNAIDHGLEPADERKNANKPAKGTIRLSASYDAASVLIDVRDDGRGIDKEKIKEKALRKKMFTAEEIEAMSDIALMDLIFQPGFSTSAIVTDVSGRGVGLDVVKKTIVEDLKGSISIETALGSGTAFHIRLPLTLAIMRLLLISASGITFAIPAQYVKEVLRVPETEFMDVLDKKAIRLRNEFIPVERLSDILKCPDNKAQQAQKMKKTIREPLIMIIHAVAEKLGLIIDELIDEEDMVIKPFPLCIKKTGMSVGVTISGRNKVVNVLNISAVIDAIKNLKGSVVKERQIQERALNILVVDDSINTREIEKSILESYGYKVDLAEDGMDGLNKAMKFKYDAVITDVEMPLMDGFSLTERLRAEESYKDTPIIIVTSRSKEDDKMRGIRVGADAYIVKGSFDQNNLIETLQNLVGFQQT
- a CDS encoding CheR family methyltransferase translates to MGLTPFKNLFRDKCGFRFNDIRDYNLEKGVRSRMESTGSKSYEDYYLLVTSDKEEFNSLVNFITVNETYFYREPFHLHLFVERLIPELLQTKNSSEKIRILSAGCSTGEEPYSILMAVLEKFGNSALNKFYISAVDIDRDAVYKAKEGIYSNFSFRTFPVELKDKYFFKLNNGGYRIKDELRNNVNFYVFNLLNNIYPTYLCNMDVIFYRNVSIYFESDVQKMIFEKLSEVLNPDGFIIVSATETMAHNIGTMRLEEIDGVFVYRKSEIKQYEANIMDVDRSNDFISNACPANRISQTIKKPSKKHIKIEPPCESESRQRHESKEKIDCNALFNKALSMANDKRYDDALKAIDEILNIEPYMKKANTLKASILLNRRQFDEAEHICQMNIQRDRWCLESILLLGIISKIKEDYDAAINRFKEAVYISSSCWLAHFYLAELHRDRGDLNKSCKEYEIAMNLIKKTAVDGHGLTFFPLTFSAEEIAHLCRHNLQKLKKAL
- the cheB gene encoding chemotaxis-specific protein-glutamate methyltransferase CheB: MRPIRVLIVDDSRLIRELIIEMLSADKDIIIAGEASNGSKAVQMVKELKPDIVTMDIEMPVMNGLDAIEHIMSENAVPILVVTSKNDAQTAYDAISRGALDLVQKPEVNLNGAKEFIAKIKLLSGVKVVTHIAGRRRSAGIKPLEAAVFSFEKEGGIIAIASSTGGPKALSIILSSLPSKFPFPIVIAQHISDGFVHGMAEWLNKVSKLNVKVASDGDLLTPATVYISPSEMHMKVSPSKTITFIERQQKDIYHPSCDMLLSSVADVYGKNCIGIILTGMGTDGVEGMRKIKKSGGVTIAQDEKTSVIFGMNKAAIDSGCIDRILPIEKISRDLVDIAALKQVQNHGINSV
- a CDS encoding diguanylate cyclase is translated as MSVRDKLKALRESYIKTLPAKLNDVNNIYSKIKDACHSDADMANLHRLVHSIAGTSASFGFKEIADNARQFEQLLKGIIENNKPIDFTALAEIREYIVLLEHHINNTKIVDADAVKSHAVLSAHSSDENSVKKVFLVEDDPHLLQTLESQISHFGYKVMPFDNIDDFKMAALKEPPDVIVMDIIFKEGEVAGIEAVSEMQRYFQKRIPVVFISARSDIFARIEAVQAGGEAYLTKPVKIDSLIERLDILIARKEIKPYRILIIDDEVELAQYYAAILEEGGMDTKILNNPLNAFDALSEFNPDLILMDKYMPQYNGDILAKAIRQMDDYFSIPIVFLSTETDIDKQMNAMRMGGDDFLAKPVNPEILISSVSIRADRMRIIRSFMGKDSLTGLLNHTMIKEGLDAAIDRARRQKGVMAFAMIDIDKFKSVNDTYGHLIGDRVIVSLSGLLQHRLRRTDIVGRYGGEEFAIVFSDTDVDNAMRILDEIRTAFSKIKHQANGSEFYCTFSAGIAGYPAYDNAVDICSAADKALYEAKHSGRNKVIKASEVEWKS
- a CDS encoding chemotaxis protein CheW translates to MEELRNKSDIILDELKRRSSKREIVDVDEATVKIVVFLLHNSYYGFYGEDVKEILHVPEICYVPATADFVMGVINLRGDIEAVLSINKFLGLPDSETSLSSRIAIIQKNAVRAGVLVDAVEDVLDIPTSSTKQPLSTLNNAVKEYVAGEIIYRDKSVTILDVEKIFLKIMQ